CTTAGATAATATACATCAGGAGGAAGTTTTATTATCTCATAGGTGTTTATCACATAGCCCACGACATATCCTGCCAGAAGACCTATAGCAGTTCCTGAAAGCCCGATAAGGAATCCCTGAAGCATAAAGATTGACATTATGCCTCCATGCCCAGCGCCTATCGCCTTAAGTATTGCAATCTCTCTCTCCTTCTCTATGACATTCATTATGAGGGTGCTTACGATGTTAAATGCGGCAACTAAAACTATCAAGGTCAGTATGACGAACATGGCTAATTTTTCGAGCTTCAGTGCGGCAAAAAGGTTTCTATTCATCTCAATCCAGTCCCTTGTATAATAAGGGTATCCGAGTCTTTCCTGAATCCCCTTTGAGATTTCCTTTGCCTTATAAATATCATCCACCCTGAGTTCAATCCCTGTTATTGTTTGGTTCATGCCCAAGAACTCCTGTGCAGAGCTTATGCCTACGATGACAAGGTTTGAGTCATACTCAAACATTCCCACATCGAATACGCCTGCAACCCTAAAGGTCTTTACCTTTGGGAGCATACCCAGAGGTCCTATCTCGCCCATAGGAGAGATGATTTTTATCCTGTCGTTTTTCCATATTCCCAACTTTCCTGCCATTTCATTTCCAACCAGCACCCATGGAATGCCATCAACATCCATAAGGTCATCAAAAGAGCCTTCCTTAAGGTATTTTTTAAGCTCTGTTGTCTCTGCCTCCATAGCAGGCTCTATGCCCTTAAAGACAGCGCCCTGTGCCCTCCCTTCGTATGAGACCATTACCTGCCCAAGTATAAAAGGAGAGGCAGAGCGAACATGAGGCTCTTCCTTTGTCTTTGACATTACTGCATTATAATTGTTCATACTGCCACCATAATTGAGCACAACTGCATGGGCGCTAATGCCTAAGATTTTCTTCTGGAGGTCTTCATGAAACCCGCTCATCACAGAAAGCACAATAAGAAGTGCCATCACACCTACCGAAACACCTCCGATAGAGATAGCAGTATTAAAAGAAATGCCCTTGTGCCTTTTTCTTGATTTAAGATACCTGATCGCTATAAAGACCTGATAAGGAATCTTCATTTAAAAAGTTTACCTCTTGTCCATCTAATATGTCCAGTAAAGAAAACCTTATAACTAAAACCCTATTTTTAGAAGAAGTGTTAATTTTAACTCGCAGCACAAAAATTTTTTAGACATCCATTAATATTTTGCTTGACAAAAAAATTCTTTCTTGATACTTTATCATCACACTTAAATTTTAAATTCCTTATCATAAAATCTAATTTAAACTTTTAAGGAAAGGGGGGAAATTAATGACAAAGGCGGATTTGATTGACAAGGTAGCAAGTTCTGCAGGATTGAGCAAGGCAGATGCAGGCAGGGTAATCGATGCCACAATGGATTCCATCAAGGCAGGGTTGAAGAAAGGCCAAAAGATAACACTCATCGGATTTGGCACTTTTTCCGTAGCCAAAAGAAAGGCAAGAAAAGGCCGTAATCCAAGAACAGGCGAAGAGATAAAAATCCCTGCGTCAAAAATACCAAAATTCAGAGCAGGTAAAGCACTAAAAGATGCAATAAGATAATTTTTCTCTCAATAAAATAAAGGGGGCTTTGCCCCCTTACTTTTTCCCTTTTATTTCCCTTCATACTCTGCTATCCTCTACTGAAAGAAAGACTCAAAAGGAGGTTTTATATGCTTATCGAATTCAGCATCGTGCCTGTGGGCATAGGCAGTAGTATTGGAGAGAAGCTTGCAGAGGTCTTAAGGATTGTAGATGAAAGCAAACTTCCTTATAAGGCAAACCCTATGGGAACGGTCATCGAAGGACAATGGGATGAGGTGATGAGGGTTATCAAAAAATGTCATGGTGCTGTTATGAAAGATGGCGAAAGGGCTATCACTACAATCTCCATTGACGACAGAAAAGGAAAACCAAACAGGATAGAAGAGAAGGTTAAATCCATAGAAAAAAGACTCGGCAGAAAACTAAATAAATAAAGCCCTTAGAATAATTTGACCTCGACTGTTTCGCCTTCGGCAATTCCAAGCTCATGGGGCAAAACAGTAATAATTCCGTCTGCCCTGACGAGGGTGCTAATCAGCCCTGATTTTCCCAGTTGAGGTGTGGCAAAAAGCACCTCTCCTTCTGCTTTAAGGGAGACCCTGATGTGCTCTAATTTACCTGCCAAAGAGTGTATGCCTTTTGTAAGCTTTGCCTTAACTCTATTTTCATTACAAAATCCCTCCTCTTTAACGCCCGACATGTACCTGAGGACAGGCATTACAAATGTATTAAAGCAAATCATCACTGCCACTGGATGCCCCGGAAGTCCAAAGACAACCGTATCTCCTATAACGCCTGCTATGGTTGGCTTTCCTGGCTTCATAGAGACACCGTGAAATATAATGCGGCCCATGCCGTTTATGACCTTTGCTGTTAAATCCCCTGCTCCAACCGAACTGCCACCTGTTATAAGGACTATTTTAGAGTCCTTAATGGACTCATGGACCGCAGAGCTTATCAGGTTATACTGGTCATTAAAAATCCCCTTTTTAAGGACAATACCTCCTTCCTTTCCGATGAGACCGTCAAGGATAAAGGAATTCATATCCCTTATAAAGCCCGGCTTTATGGAGCTATCGTGGGGTATTATCTCATCACCCGATGATATTACCGAGACACAGGGCTTTTTATAAACAAAAACATTTTTTATACCTATCCCTGCAAAGACGGCAACATCCTGAGCCCTGAGCCTGTGCCCATCATTTAAAACCAGTTCGCCTGCCCTTATATCCTCTGCCTTTTCTATCACATTTTCATGTGGCGAGACTGGCTTTTGAGCCTCAATCGTCTTTTCCTCAAGCCACTGGGCATGCTCGAACATTAAAACTGCATCTGCACCTTCTGGCAACATGCCTCCTGTTGGGATTCTTGCACCAAAGCCTCTTTTGAGCTGAAAGCGAGGCTCCTCTGCCATCTGGATTTCATGAGACACCGTAAGGTATGAGTGGGCTCCGAATGTATCTTCGGCATGGACTGCAAAGCCATCCACTGTGGAGCGACTGAAATGAGGCAAATCCTCTGGGGAATGGATATCTCTCGAAAGAACCCTTCCATAAGA
The sequence above is a segment of the Nitrospirota bacterium genome. Coding sequences within it:
- a CDS encoding molybdopterin molybdotransferase MoeA, which produces MLGRQDALAVKDALSLLFENLPKRPKEEEEIRLEDSYGRVLSRDIHSPEDLPHFSRSTVDGFAVHAEDTFGAHSYLTVSHEIQMAEEPRFQLKRGFGARIPTGGMLPEGADAVLMFEHAQWLEEKTIEAQKPVSPHENVIEKAEDIRAGELVLNDGHRLRAQDVAVFAGIGIKNVFVYKKPCVSVISSGDEIIPHDSSIKPGFIRDMNSFILDGLIGKEGGIVLKKGIFNDQYNLISSAVHESIKDSKIVLITGGSSVGAGDLTAKVINGMGRIIFHGVSMKPGKPTIAGVIGDTVVFGLPGHPVAVMICFNTFVMPVLRYMSGVKEEGFCNENRVKAKLTKGIHSLAGKLEHIRVSLKAEGEVLFATPQLGKSGLISTLVRADGIITVLPHELGIAEGETVEVKLF
- a CDS encoding lipoprotein-releasing ABC transporter permease subunit is translated as MPYQVFIAIRYLKSRKRHKGISFNTAISIGGVSVGVMALLIVLSVMSGFHEDLQKKILGISAHAVVLNYGGSMNNYNAVMSKTKEEPHVRSASPFILGQVMVSYEGRAQGAVFKGIEPAMEAETTELKKYLKEGSFDDLMDVDGIPWVLVGNEMAGKLGIWKNDRIKIISPMGEIGPLGMLPKVKTFRVAGVFDVGMFEYDSNLVIVGISSAQEFLGMNQTITGIELRVDDIYKAKEISKGIQERLGYPYYTRDWIEMNRNLFAALKLEKLAMFVILTLIVLVAAFNIVSTLIMNVIEKEREIAILKAIGAGHGGIMSIFMLQGFLIGLSGTAIGLLAGYVVGYVINTYEIIKLPPDVYYLSHLPVKMKLFDFIAVSVSAVVISFLATIYPSWQAGKLNPIEPLRYE
- a CDS encoding HU family DNA-binding protein — protein: MTKADLIDKVASSAGLSKADAGRVIDATMDSIKAGLKKGQKITLIGFGTFSVAKRKARKGRNPRTGEEIKIPASKIPKFRAGKALKDAIR
- a CDS encoding MTH1187 family thiamine-binding protein codes for the protein MLIEFSIVPVGIGSSIGEKLAEVLRIVDESKLPYKANPMGTVIEGQWDEVMRVIKKCHGAVMKDGERAITTISIDDRKGKPNRIEEKVKSIEKRLGRKLNK